The genomic interval tgcGTCTCCTAGTGGCTACAAGCTCGGGTCCCATGtggacccgaatgctagtgtgaacctagtgtaaaccacacaatacaataaaaatatttgCGTGGATTTATACTTTAAAGAGCTTAGCCAGCCATCCACCGTTCTTCACTATTTTGCTATTATTCtttcactagcctctgcccacgacttcgtccgcgTGTTGTTGCTGTCGATGATCTGCTTATATTTAGCCAGTTGCTGCTGTCGATTATCTGCTTGCTCCAGCGTtttgactctgctacatctctgcatatgcacagtatacccagctctatctacatctctgcatatggacagcatacccagctgtgctacatctctgcataagctctgctacatctggcaatttgtatgaaaggggttttcttacGTCAGTGTCTAAGCCGCTTGTGTGTCATAGACGGCTGAACTGATTTTGATGAAATTTGGTACGGTTCTCACCCCCATCAGAGCCTGAACCCCACATTCCCCTCTCTGACTCACACAAAGTCTAcaccccatatacccctcttgcccacacacagcctgcatgctttCTTCTCTCCTCACCTGCCATTCTCAGCAGCTTCCACACTGTCCGATTCAatactatatagctccgcccacaaaatagcataaTCCTATCCTAAACGGctcaaggacctttgatgacgtcatcaaggaTCCTTTAGTctagtatgaacataaattcgttCCTAGTGgtggtgaagccatgtcatttaccaggataaaaagtagtctatgtttTAAACGAGGTTACGATCTACCTATgtaccaaatttcattcaaatccgttcagccatttttgggtgatttaggaacaaacatccaaacacagaaacttataatattagtaggattcctaATTTCCTATTAAAAATCCCTTTTTatcttttttccttttgtttcataTTCCTCCCTACCCTCTCCCCATTTGATCCTTAATGATGAGATTCCCTTAGCACAAGGGTTAAACAACAAGTTTAAAAATCTTTTCCACATTTTCTCCACCTGGACCCTTCCTCTTGCTgccccaccttttttttttttttttacattgagtcATCCATTTAATGTCACACTAGTGTTCTCCAGGGTAGGGCATTGGTCTTCTTTGTGATCGAGGCTGGCTTGTTATTTTCTTGCGATACAGACACAGTCTCTGGATTTTTGGCTCTTACGTTGTGGTTGACACTATGCCTAGAACTTTACCTATAGAGTGATCTTGACCACTACTTTGGACCCCGAGTTATTGGCACTTTGTCTTTTATTGTATGTCATATTACATTGTAACTCTTTGAAAACCATTAATAAAGACAGATCATACATTACAAAAAAGTGGTAAATAATATTGTCATGTATGGATTGTCCTGAAGAGCCCATGGATGATATGTCCAGCATCTGGAATCGGGATCAGATATCAGGTAATCTCATGTGCAGATGATCAGATGTCTTAAAGGATGTCCATATATTTTAAAGGTAAGACACCAAAAACAGAAAATTGTTTAATGTCTATGGAGGTCCACTGACTCTCAAAAAAAGAGGAAGATGTCAGGCGAAGAAGAATCGTCCATGTTGGACTTCATCATGCCTTTGTATCTGATATATTGCTGTCAGAATGTTCTAGAAGTGACTCATTCCCTTCACATATGGAGGAATTGGGATGAGTATCAGGTGTATGGCCATCTATCATGTCTTCCAGAGTTTGTGGGGCAATGAAATATGCAGCATCATCATCGTCGTCGTCGTCATCGTTTGCTTCATCTTGAGGATCTGTAAGAAAAATCACAAGATAATTACAAGAGAAGAATTCTTGGAGCCATCTGAAAAACATAAGACTGTACATTACTACATTTTATTTCTGAAAAGGATTTTCAAGAAAATATTGGGAAATATGCGGGAAATTAAAGTCTTTAACCAAATTCAGTTACTGTAAGATTCACCTGAGGAATTCTTCTCTTTATTTAGTGGCCATATTGGTCCTTCAGTGGGTCATGTGACTGGCAGACAGACCTGTTGAGTCACACACATGCAGAAAATCCCGGTTTTCTAGGTAAGTCTAATATAGTGTTACATCCAGATTCTCATATACTTACATAGGAaaagtgacttttggccactgtgtgcatcagagggtCAGTCTGCCAATCACATGACCAGCGAAAGGACCAGAATGGCAGCTGAATAAATTGAAGAATTAGGTGAGTGAAGGCACTGAGAGGTGCACATCAGAATGACCTGTACTTAAGGGTTGAACGTAAAAGGGGTTTATTTTTTATAGTCTATTtttagtataggccataaatatctgaacaCCAGGGGCCAACACccttactgtacacaacacagggGCCctatagcagtcccattgaattcaataggatATGAGCTGCAGTATTAGTGCCTGGCGACTATATACGGCacagagccaactgcttccagCCCCGTGCTGTATATAACGGCCCCTACAACTGACGGAACTATCTGTTAGAtattgttatggttctgtgtgcaaatacaaaaataaacgcaacagaaccgctaagccgcagagcactgcagggaggtccacagacccagatgggcggccgtgtgccagtaccaggcagcagtgtgtctgaacaggaaGTAAcgtaaatgcaccagttcacttcactggatgaatgcgtcagggctgcagcagtgtgaacgggctgcgacaaggttgtaccagttgcaccagttaacttcactgggcaactgtgttacacaatggagatttactccagttaacctcactgggtaaaaGCTTTACAGCTTCAGTATTTAACAGACTGGAATGAAGTTtcacaccagttcactgcactggggAAATAGTTTGTtcagcttcaggtggaccagctgcaaccagactgccaggggttaacgtcacccctaacagcaacacaaatggctccgcacagcttggagctataacacacagacaatgacagatagcctagctaaagagaccaagcctgccgccagtccaccggctggtacagagtccactgcaccgagccgtagtgtggagctgccagtacattcaggacttataggtcttgctaacagcactagatggaacctgcctagctactggaagcagcctggagctcctgtcataacctcctgtcttatgtgtttttcagataaagtgtgagcaccgggcgggcgtcggctcacaccttttaaaggctaatccccgcccaacaggggcggtggcataacatcaccgatcacgcccagtaaggccaaactgggacttagccccggagcggacccaaaatgcctgagcatgctcagtgggccgaaaactggacttagactccagacatcctattacgcaacgccgagggcgaggttcggattggcccgcaggtggcgctgtgcgccgtggtggaaccctgcgagacccgatcctaacagatATTCATgctctgtcctaaggataggccataaaagaaagtggacaacccctttaaaataattcCCTAGAGTGGGCTTTAAGgcaaatatactgtacagtatatatatatatattgtaagtcggtaagggggtgtacatctcacccagactactcaggtgggtgagatgagaaactccaggaatgtttgttctctgcagacaactttcgtgtgctgagtattttggtaaatgctcagtattgggctggatttttaggaatggcaggtaggttggcagtgggacctgtcattccaccccccctccagtccacactttggaaatgttccggcagcgactcagctgcagagagtctccttgtcagtgaggtttaagaagttgctccagcagcagactttgggcagagcttggctggagagccaaagagagaggtcatatgtttggagctgtgtcctgagtgattctactggcttttgatttctgttattctaggtgaggtaacctattctatgtttagttagagcctagccgggcagggatttatttttgtattgtttccttttgttgctgcactacctttttgagtgaaaataaattctacctttgttttggactaaagaatctggactcttggtgtctatgccaccccacctagcaaccccagaccctgacaatatataataACTTTTTTAGATGAAAGCGCTGGTAAGAATGATACATTACTCTGAAGTTTTTGGCTGGACTCCTCCATATGAAGTCCTTCTTTCTCTGGCATAGACCTTCCTTCTAAATGAGAAATAAGAATAACGCCATAAGAATAACaccataatacattttattacatttctcATGGTCACTAAGctcatacagtatacatgaaTCAGTCAGAGAAAACATTTAAAGAAAATACTGGCTCATCATAGAAATTTTTCTACTACCTGCAATACCCGTTCTAGCCTTTTGGTGTCCCCAAGAGCAAAGTTACAAATCTTGATTAGAATGCAGTTTCATGCGACATTTAGACTTCAGAGACCAGAAACTACTGAACAGAACATTAAAAAGAGAACACAGGGTGCTATATGGAAAAAATTGGTGAGTTTATGGAGGACCAAATCAAGTCTTCAGTAGTTCTCCCACTAATCTTCAAGATCACAGTGGAGCTCTGACAAGCGGGTGCACCTAAACCCTAGATTTTTAAGGAGCTCCAAAAGGCCACTTAAAGGGTTTATGCCACAAAGAGTATTTATCCTCACCCCTAGGAAAGGGGATAAAAAGTTGATTGGTGGGGGATCGGTGGGAGTCTCAGCATATAGACCCCCACCATGTTAGGTACACATCAGTATGCCTTATACTAAAGAGCTGAACAGCAATGTGGTTGCCCCATTTTTATTCTTTTCATGACCTATCCTTCCTATACACAACACGGGACCAGAAGCAGTAGGTTCTGTGCCCTGTATATAGTGGCCAGGCgctatcactagggttgagccgatcttgtgatttcaggatcgattttaaaatccgatttccgataattttccagccgattatgaaatttgctcaattggcgattggaatccaatcttttacgATCCCAATCGCTaatccctagtcaatgcttctctatgggaaaagtcacttttagggttgagccaatcttgagataacctccgacctcaatcccgctgaaatttactcgatcgccgatcggaatctgatcttttctgatcccgatcgctcaaccctagctatcactgcagctcagctcaacttccattgacttcaatagaagTTGAGCTGCAGTAGCGCCACCTGGTAACTATACAGTGCTTGGAACCTACTGCTTCTGACCccgttttatactgtatatatagtacagacttTGGAAGCTATCTATATAATCACTCTTTTGGTGGAAATACTGGTAAGAAGGATACATTACTCTGAAGGTTTGGGCTGGACTCTTCCATATGAAGGGCTTCCTTCTCCGGTTCAGACTTGCCTTCTAAATGGGAAATAAGAATAAAGCAATAAGAATAACGCAATAGCACGACTTCTGAACAGAATAATAAGGCTAGACACATCAATTTTTCATGGCCGTCTTGCATCTGAGGGGCAACCGTTTTCACTGATCCCCCATACAGGTGTGGAAGGATCAgtgaaaacagccaaaaataggacctGATGGTGTTGGAGAAGGGACCATCAAAGTAAttctcatgtgaatagccccctttACGGGAAAAAAACGGACGTtgcatatccattattcactgttgtgtgaatctaACCTAAGAAAGAGAACTTAGGGTGCTATATGAAAAAATGGGTACGATTTTTGCAGCCCAAATCAAGACCTTACTGGAGATCTGGCAAGTTATTGTCAGGATGATAGAAGTTGCACCTAGATTGTAGATTTTTGCAGAGGTCCAAAGTCCATGTAAATGGGTTATGCCATGAAGAGTACTTAtatagaggataaatagctgatctATGGGGGGCTAGCCACTGAGACCTCCACCGATCCTGAAAACGAAGGGTGTCTTTCGAAGCCAGATTAAATGTAGGCATCCCTATCCTGGAGGTTGTGATGCCTCCACGTTCCTATGgtggtcagaccccactgatcagctatttattctctatcctatggatacatGATGCCTAATGTGACATAACCCCTTCAACAAgacattataaatggcacattatCGGTGGGAACCATGTTATAGGCTTCCCCCTAAACTACAAGTCCCACCTCTGGTGATGCTTGTGTTGGGAATATGACTGATACGTGGCGTCCTTGGAATTTTACTGCATATTCTAAAtttatggggaaattcagtgaaaCAACCATCAGCCGACTCGTCTCCTATTCTTCTGCAATAAAGGAGCCCCGTATGACCTACCTGGCTCTTGTCTTGCCACTTCTGCCTGGGCTCCCCTCTATGATAAGACAACaaaaaaatgaattattttaCCATCATTATTTCATCATATATCTCAGCATGTCTAACAAATTTTTAGTAATTTCTCGAAGGGGTATccactagagatgggcaaccCTCGCGAGATAAATTTTGTAAATATTCATCACGTTCACCCATCAGTTTCATTTCAGACCAAACTTGTTCGAAGGCTTTAATACAAACATCACGACAGCAACGTGACCAATGGAAGCCTGATGGGCCTCAAGGGCATCCCCAGGGCCACTGCCATCACCCAGGAAGCCAGAATACGTGGGAGGAAGCACAACGGACATGTGAAGGCAAGTATGGCTGTCTGTGGTTTTTCCGCATCTCACCTacgcctctgattattatactgtggggtctaaagagaccccacaatataataataattagagatgagcgaacagtaaaatgttcgatattcgatattcgtttcgagtagccgctcaatattcgactactcgaatcgaatattgaatcctattatagtttatggagggaaaatgttcgtttcaggggtaggcaacattcgatcaaattatacttaccaagtccacgagtgagggtcgggctggatcctccgagaagtcttctccgtgcagcgtccccgtggcatcttccggctcttcattcactctgccaggcatcgggcctgggcagagcctgtaagcggccattttcttgtagcgcgggcatgcgcagtcagctctgcccaggcccgatgcctggcagagtgaattcagaggcggaagacgccgcggggacgctgcacggagaagacttctaaaggtaggagaaaaaccagcattgattggccgactgtatagcattcggccaatcaatgctggttctgcatcgaactttgccattcgaatagcgagtggaactcgattgagtacgggtatttcgaataccgtagtattcgatcgaatacctactcgatcgagtactactcgctcatctctaataataattcaTTGGTGGCAGATCCACAAATTCTTGATTTCAGCTGAACTCGAAATTTTTGAACTGGACTTGTTACGAACTGGGTCACACATCTCTagtatccacaggatagataaCAAATCATTGGAGGTCCAACCACTAGGAACCCACCGACAATTACTGACATTTTGTATGAAATGAGTAGGCGTAGTAAGTGAGATCAGGTGGTGGACATGATGTATTTCTTGGGTTCCTACTAAAGATACAGGTAGATAAAGCAATCTAGAAATAAAAAGATACATACGGACTCTTTAAAGCACatcgtcttcttcttccacatCATGAATGCCACTCCTGCGGCTACCACCAACAGCAACACTACAAGTATTGATACCACTCCTGCCACCGTGCTCCGACCATGAGAATCACTTTCTTCTAGAAGGAACCAAGAAAATTTTATATCAGACAGGAACAGAACACTATTTCTTCAAGACAaagaacaaaaacataaaaaaatcaatAAGAAATTGGCAATAACTAGAGACTCGATGGACTCGTGTCGAGAAAAGTAACTTTCTTTTCGCCCAATGCTCATTGGTTTATCATGAAACTCACCAGAAATATGTAGGACGTAAATGATTTCATATTTCTTTGAGTTTAACATAAGGATATCTGCTTTATATTCTCCTTGGTCTTCCATTGTTAATTTCTGTATGACCAGTGATCCATCATTGGAGGCGCCCAATCTTTCATTATAGTTACTGTCTCGGATGGTAACCTCTTTGTTCGGCTTGGTGGTAGCAAAATTGATTCCATTTTTGACCCATTGGATGTCTTGTATTTCACTTTCTTTTATGGAAGCTACGATTAGAGTTACCGATTCGCCACGTAAACCGGATATATTCTTGGCTTCCAGCAAGGTCTCTATAAAAGTAGATAATATTGTATTACTAAACAGAACACTATAATTACTTATAATGGTTTAATCACCTTTGGAATATTGATGGCCAATGTGAGATATGCAGAGGTCCTTCAGCCAcggagatcagctgttctgggacaATATTTATGTGCCACAGTGTTGTtagcacattaaaggggtttcgaAGAATTAAAGCAACGCCTATGGAGGCCAGGGGAAGTGTATAACAAAAAAAAGCATGCTCAACTGTCCCTAGGGCTCCGTTCTACGCCTCTGGTGTAATGTGCCAATGCCTAAGTGCCGGAAGTCTAGCGCCTCAATAGTCACTGGTAGGGAACCAATGGCATATTTGAGTGACATCACCTCACATCATGGATGACACTTATCAAAGGGTTGTAAAAACGTGACTGTTTCATTTAGAAAaatagtgccacacctgtccacaggctgtgtctggtattgcagctgaggcCTGTTGAAGTGAATACGTGTTTGCCACCATTCAATACTTCTACTTAGGGAAGGACAAGGCGTGTAGATCAGTGGTGACCACAAATGATCAGGTGGTCTGGCAGACATGGCCCTGCCTAGAGTGCGCCAAACAGTGAATTTTCATATGGAATAAGAATAGATTTTCTCAGCAACAAGATTGGACTTAGACACAGaataagtatatacagtagagaagTGGATTACTAACCTTTTTCTGAAGAAAGTGCCACTTGGTCTTCTTTGACATTGTAATGAGGGTTTGCCCCTTCAGTAGTTCCCAGGGGTGCAGCTTCAGTATTCCTAATACATAGGACTAGACAACCACACAACACCTTAGTGTATTGCTTCAATGTAAACAAAATTGTGACATTTCCACCATTCACAGTCAATGGAACTTCCACTAGAGTCACAACAATGTTGTTGACTTGAGTCATCCATGTACAATGTATAATATTGTCCCACCACAATTATCCTTACAACTATAGGTCATATGCAGTAAAGACGGACATAGGTGCAAAAATCAGACCATAAACAAGAATCATTCCAATGATTGTCCCATCAGGACAGACCTGGAAGTCATAGGTGGAGGTCTTCTTCTCAGAATCTATTACAGTAGAGAACTACTAGAAAAACCATCTATCGTACGCAAAGTAGCCGGACCCCAATGGTCAACTCAACACCATGAGGGTTTTAATACAA from Leptodactylus fuscus isolate aLepFus1 chromosome 7, aLepFus1.hap2, whole genome shotgun sequence carries:
- the LOC142214312 gene encoding uncharacterized protein LOC142214312; translation: MENTPSWMLMLIVLCIRNTEAAPLGTTEGANPHYNVKEDQVALSSEKETLLEAKNISGLRGESVTLIVASIKESEIQDIQWVKNGINFATTKPNKEVTIRDSNYNERLGASNDGSLVIQKLTMEDQGEYKADILMLNSKKYEIIYVLHISEESDSHGRSTVAGVVSILVVLLLVVAAGVAFMMWKKKTMCFKESRGAQAEVARQEPEGKSEPEKEALHMEESSPNLQKGRSMPEKEGLHMEESSQKLQNPQDEANDDDDDDDDAAYFIAPQTLEDMIDGHTPDTHPNSSICEGNESLLEHSDSNISDTKA